The following proteins are co-located in the Eublepharis macularius isolate TG4126 chromosome 5, MPM_Emac_v1.0, whole genome shotgun sequence genome:
- the LOC129331441 gene encoding uncharacterized protein LOC129331441: MGDSGVGPVCDCGKSQGPSLLFQRRSRPRIKWGRVSVKLVRSPVLCLPSVPASGTGPQQDPEGQSVRHPGDPVLAEATMVSLPSESTDSIDPSPGGSRSPDLRGGSSPRHQETQTHSVVDQAGAAFSEAVTNVLLNARRLSTRQSYALKWDKFSVWCSRRGLDPFESTLSEILDFLWEVKQEGLANSSVKVYLAAISAFHPPVDRKSVFSHYSAKLFLRGLNNLFPPVRALVPQWSLPLVLTRLMSKPFEPLASCPLRFLSMKVAFLVAATSARRVGELAALSCEPPYLKFHPEKVVLRTKVEFLPKVVSRFHLSQELVLPVFFPTPASEAEAALHSLDVRRAILFYLDRVKPFRIDSNLFICFAGPKKGNRASAQTISRWVVQAILTCYSAANLPCPLQVHAHSTRSQASSAALFRGVPLQDICRAATWASADTFVKHYALDILDRKETAVGTAVLHSIFE, encoded by the coding sequence atgggggactccggagttggacctgtttgcgactgtggaaaatcgcaaggtcctagcttattgttccagaggaggagtaggcccagaatcaagtggggacgcgtttcagttaagttggtcaggtcccctgtgttatgccttccctccgttcccgcttctggcacgggtcctcagcaagatccagagggacagagcgtccgtcatcctggtgaccccgtattggccgaggcaaccatggtttcactcccttctgagtctacagactcaatcgatccgtctcccggtggttcccgatctcctgacctgcgggggggttcttcaccacgacatcaggagactcaaactcacagcgtggttgatcaggccggggctgccttctccgaggctgtgactaatgttctcttaaatgctagacgtttgtctaccaggcagtcttatgcccttaagtgggacaaattttctgtgtggtgtagtcgcaggggtttggatccttttgagtccaccctttctgagattttggattttttgtgGGAGGTAAAGCAAgagggtttggccaactcctcagtcaaggtttatctggcagccatctctgcctttcaccctccagtggatagaaagtctgttttttcccactattctgccaaattatttttgaggggattgaataatttgtttccccctgtgcgggctttggtccctcagtggtcgttgcccctggttctgactcgtttgatgtctaagccgtttgaacccttggcttcctgtccgcttcgttttttgtccatgaaagtggcctttttggttgcggctacttcagccaggagggttggggagctggcagcgttatcttgcgagcccccttatttgaaatttcaccctgagaaggtcgttcttcgtacaaaggttgagtttttacctaaagtagtatcccgttttcatttatctcaggaattggttctgccggttttctttccgactccggcttctgaggcagaggcggcccttcattctttggatgttcgcagggccattttattttatttagatagggtaaaaccatttaggattgactctaatttgtttatttgttttgctggaccgaagaagggtaaccgggcttcggctcagactatctctagatgggtggtccaggctatactgacctgttattctgctgctaacctaccttgtcctttgcaagtgcatgcccactccaccaggtcccaggcgtcgtcagcggctctcttcagaggtgttccactccaggacatctgcagggcggcgacgtgggcctcggcggatacctttgtgaagcattatgcgctggatatcctagatagaaaggagacagcggtgggcacggcagttctgcactccatctttgagtga